The proteins below come from a single Oenanthe melanoleuca isolate GR-GAL-2019-014 chromosome Z, OMel1.0, whole genome shotgun sequence genomic window:
- the C6 gene encoding LOW QUALITY PROTEIN: complement component C6 (The sequence of the model RefSeq protein was modified relative to this genomic sequence to represent the inferred CDS: deleted 1 base in 1 codon), with amino-acid sequence MDTFPMGVTVPLHLVLLSLVVGSSQGCYCEHFPWGPWSACSQTCNFGTQTRHRQIRMDEYYSQNFCDQLCTKQESRTCNQQTCPINCQLGDFGPWSECDPCIKKQFRTRALLRPSQFGGQACTEPLVDSRPCFPAKLCNIVQADCKNKFQCESGRCISKTLECNGENDCGDNSDERNCGKKKTVCNRKYESIPGVQLIGSGFHILAGESRGEVLGNSFNGGQCTTVKRNETRKLYRVPANLEAVSFQVTDEEDDVTSDFYKDLTPLSDSASFSGLSTRSGKRSSGIPFLFSKKTRVQVTSSYSFKKAIKASHEKNSNFIRVHKVISVANFTMKQSDLQLSDVFLKALNHLPLEYNYALYSRIFDDFGTHYYTSGKMGGSYDILYQYSSEELQNSGLSVEESTECVRTETTKRVFFRKKKKVSTRCTTNRMTVTHEGSILESAERSVSLVKGGRSEYAAALAWEKKGAFPGHRVFTDWLESAKDNPVVIDFEVSPIVDLVRNVPCAVTKRRHLRRALREYVGRFDPCQCAPCPNNARPVLSGTECLCLCPAGTYGTDCETRAPGYTAVAVDGRWGCWSEWSPCGASFKKRRSRECNNPSPMNGGKPCEGQREEEEDCYVSVFTDTGAPCINDDEAKREENVLIGEPESGCSRPDPPEYGFIRNEKNQYAVGEEVEIACVSGHSLIGYQYLRCLPDQTWTQQHIECQPSVCLRPPISDSVTISPFKQQYNIGETMKLSCQAGFIVTGHTKYTCGKDLSWIPPILRSITCEKDVQTKIRGICNPGQKQVGSQCVCMSPEEDCGHYSEDICVLHAVSEQNVTKPSCQYSAEMCLGVQSFHFLHAGPCHGNSNLDWAIERAKLSTNSLKKEPCGYDTCYDWEDCEETQTQCSCLMPYQCPKEEIRPHCIQMETTGRRRTVTHCMLAAMKCAGIKLQVLEQGSCLP; translated from the exons ATGGACACCTTTCCCATGGGAGTGACTGTGCCCCTgcacctggtgctgctgagcctggtggttgggagcagccagggctgctaCTGTGAGCATTTCCCCTGGGGGCCGTGGTCTGCCTGCTCACAGACCTGCAATTTCGGCACACAGACCAGGCACAG gCAAATAAGAATGGATGAATATTATAGCCAAAACTTCTGTGACCAGCTGTGCACAAAGCAAGAATCTCGTACATGTAACCAGCAAACATGTCCTATCAACTGTCAGCTTGGAGACTTTGGCCCTTGGTCAGAATGTGACCCATGTATTAAAAAACAA TTCCGTACCCGGGCGCTCCTGCGACCGTCCCAGTTTGGGGGCCAGGCCTGCACGGAGCCACTGGTGGATTCCCGCCCCTGTTTCCCAGCCAAGCTCTGCAACATAGTGCAAGCTGACTGCAAGAATAAATTTCAGTGTGAAAGTG GTCGCTGTATTTCAAAAACATTGGAATGTAATGGAGAAAATGACTGTGGGGACAACTCTGATGAAAGaaactgtggaaagaaaaagactgTGTGTAACCGAAAGTATGAGAGCATCCCAGGAGTGCAATTAATAGGCAGTGG atttCACATTCTGGCAGGCGAGAGCCGAGGGGAAGTTCTTGGCAACTCATTCAACGGAGGACAATGCACAACAGTGAAGCGCAATGAGACAAGGAAATTGTATCGAGTCCCTGCAAACCTGGAGGCTGTCAGCTTTCAG GTAACAGATGAAGAGGATGATGTAACATCAGATTTCTACAAAGATTTAACTCCCCTGAGTGATAGTGCTTCTTTCAGTGGCTTGTCTACTCGAAGTGGTAAACGTTCTTCTGGTATCCCATTTTTATTCTCAAAAAAGACACGGGTCCAGGTTACATCTTCTTACTCCTTCAAGAAAGCTATTAAAGCCTCACATGAAAAG AATTCCAACTTTATTAGAGTCCATAAAGTAATTTCTGTTGCAAACTTCACGATGAAACAATCAGATCTGCAGCTATCAGACGTCTTTCTAAAAGCACTTAACCACCTGCCCCTGGAGTACAACTATGCTTTATACAGCAGAATATTTGATGACTTTGGCACTCATTACTACACCTCTGGCAAGATGGGTGGCTCCTATGATATTCTTTACCAGTACAGCTCTGAGGAACTGCAGAACTCGG GTCTGTCTGTTGAGGAATCAACAGAGTGTGTCCGAACAGAAACAACCAAGCGTGTgttcttcaggaagaaaaagaaagtcagCACGAGATGCACCACAAACAGGATGACTGTGACACATGAAG GTTCCATTTTGGAGTCAGCTGAACGATCAGTTTCCCTGGTAAAAGGTGGTAGGTCAGAGtatgcagcagctctggcctgGGAGAAAAAGGGAGCTTTTCCAGGACACAGAGTCTTCACAGACTGGCTGGAATCAGCAAAGGACAATCCTGTGGTGATTGACTTTGAA GTGTCGCCCATTGTGGACCTGGTGAGGAACGTGCCGTGCGCTGTGACCAAGCGCCGCCATCTGAGGAGAGCCCTGAGGGAATACGTGGGCAGGTTTGACCCCTGCCAGTGTGCCCCGTGCCCCAACAAC GCCAGGCCTGTGCTCTCTGGGACAGagtgcctctgcctgtgccctgctggcaccTACGGCACCGACTGCGAGACGCGGGCGCCGGGCTACACGGCAG TTGCTGTTGATGGCCGATGGGGTTGCTGGTCTGAATGGAGCCCATGTGGTGCTTCCTTCAAAAAAAGAAGGAGCCGGGAATGCAATAACCCGTCCCCGATGAACGGCGGGAAGCCGTGCGAAGGGCAGCGGGAAGAAGAGGAGGACTGCTACGTCTCGGTGTTCACAGACAC aGGTGCTCCTTGTATAAATGATGATGAAgccaagagagaagaaaatgtcttGATTGGTGAACCTGAGTCTGGATGTTCTAGGCCAGACCCACCAGAATATGGCTTTATCAGG aatgaAAAGAACCAGTATGCTGTGGGGGAGGAAGTTGAAATTGCTTGTGTGAGTGGTCATAGCCTCATTGGCTATCAATACCTTCGGTGTCTGCCAGATCAAACCTGGACACAGCAACATATTGAGTGCCAAc CCTCAGTATGCCTCCGGCCACCAATATCTGACAGTGTCACAATTTCCCCATTTAAGCAACAGTACAACATTGGTGAAACAATGAAGCTGAGCTGCCAAGCAGGGTTTATAGTCACTGGTCACACAAAGTATACCTGTGGGAAAGACCTGTCCTGGATACCTCCTATTTTGAGGTCTATTACATGTGAAAAAG ATGTGCAAACTAAAATTAGAGGAATTTGCAATCCAGGACAAAAGCAGGTTGGATCTCAATGTGTTTGTATGTCTCCAGAAGAAGATTGTGG TCACTACTCAGAAGACATCTGTGTACTACATGCTGTTTCTGAACAGAATGTGACCAAGCCCAGCTGTCAGTACTCAGCTGAAATGTGCCTTGGAGTGCAGTCATTTCATTTCTTGCATGCTGGCCCTTGCCATGGTAATTCCAACCTAGACTGGGCTATTGAGAGGGCAAAGCTATCTACAAATAGCTTGAAGAAAGAGCCCTGTGGCTATGACACCTGCTATGACTGGGAGGATTGTGAAG AGACACAGACCCAGTGCTCCTGCCTGATGCCTTACCAGTGCCCCAAAGAAGAGATCCGCCCTCACTGCATCCAAATGGAGAcgacagggaggaggaggacagTCACTCATTGCATGCTGGCAGCCATGAAGTGTGCTGGCATCAaactgcaggtgctggagcaggggagctgCCTGCCATAA